Proteins from a single region of Megalopta genalis isolate 19385.01 chromosome 3, iyMegGena1_principal, whole genome shotgun sequence:
- the Med gene encoding smad/Smad4 homolog Medea isoform X3, with product MVGLAGGGGHLYPSPPMQPNPELREMTGIAPSAPTSADACLSIVHSLMCHRQGGESEGFSKRAIESLVKKLKEKRDELDSLITAITTNGAHPSKCVTIQRTLDGRLQVAGRKGFPHVIYARIWRWPDLHKNELKHVKYCQFAFDLKCDSVCVNPYHYERVVSPGIDLSGLTLQSGVGVGPGGRLVKDEYSVGGGGTAAAGAVGSAMDVDGEMNQTIQHHPPAQPASSNNTQPSQQAFIPGLAPPNPTSGEGMFGSNGGGNNAGNPHNKLDDNNCPRQTWIPTPHHTTTRNIHHPVVHPMSHTVGSQQQSLSTPSGGNGTQMLSPSQGQSTEAFYGTNTPPQDLNQPPSVDALTASLGEGQNSPVSPVHIHHPNGFPVGTAAYNSGAPQWTGANTLTYTQSMQPPDHRHLHPTSYWGGHGGDVGGNIGGLLSTQPAPEYWCSVGYFELDTQVGETFKVSSSCPTVTVDGYVDPSGGNRFCLGALSNVHRTEQSEKARLHIGKGVVLDLRGEGDVWLRCQSEHSVFVQSYYLDREAGRAPGDAVHKIYPSAYIKVFDLRQCHKQMRGQAATAQAAAAAQAAAVAGHLTHGAPITKSLSAAAGIGVDDLRRLCILRLSFVKGWGPDYPRQSIKETPCWIEVHLHRALQLLDEVLHTMPIDGPRGIE from the exons ATGGTTGGATTGGCGGGCGGGGGAGGTCATCTGTATCCCTCGCCCCCAATGCAACCTAATCCAGAAT TGAGAGAAATGACCGGAATTGCTCCCAGTGCTCCGACTAGTGCAGATGCTTGTCTAAGCATAGTGCATTCACTGATGTGTCATCGACAAGGTGGTGAGAGCGAAGGGTTTAGTAAAAGAGCCATTGAATCTTTAGTCAAAAAGTTGAAA GAAAAACGAGATGAGCTGGATAGCTTAATAACTGCTATCACCACCAATGGAGCACATCCCAGCAAATGCGTCACAATACAGAGAACTCTTGATGGTAGGCTACAAGTTGCAGGACGCAAGGGTTTCCCACATGTTATTTACGCACGTATCTGGAGATGGCCGGATTTACACAAGAATGAATTAAAACATGTCAAATACTGCCAGTTTGCTTTTGACTTGAAGTGTGATTCTGTATGTGTAAATCCATATCACTATGAGAGGGTTGTGTCTCCAGGCATAG ACCTGTCTGGACTGACTCTGCAATCGGGAGTGGGCGTAGGACCAGGTGGTAGATTGGTCAAAGATGAGTACTCTGTCGGTGGTGGAGGAACTGCAGCAGCTGGAGCAGTAGGATCCGCGATGGACGTAGACGGTGAAATGAATCAAACCATTCAGCACCATCCACCTGCTCAACCCGCTTCATCTAATAACACTCAACCGTCTCAACAGGCTTTTATACCTGGCCTAGCACCGCCTAATCCAA CTAGTGGTGAGGGTATGTTTGGCAGTAATGGGGGAGGGAATAATGCTGGTAACCCCCACAATAAATTGGACGACAATAATTGCCCCAGGCAAACCTGGATCCCCACACCTCATCATACTACGACACGTAACATTCATCATC CAGTAGTACATCCAATGAGTCACACCGTAGGTAGCCAACAGCAGTCATTGAGTACACCTAGCGGAGGAAACGGTACGCAAATGCTCAGCCCTTCGCAAGGGCAGTCTACAGAAGCTTTCTATGGAACCAACACGCCTCCTCAAGACCTTAATCAACCTCCAAGCGTAGACGCGTTAACAGCGTCTTTAG GAGAAGGCCAGAACTCTCCTGTATCACCTGTACATATTCATCATCCAAATGGATTTCCAGTGGGCACGGCTGCTTACAATTCTGGCGCACCACAGTGGACTGGAGCCAATACTCTTACATATACTCAGAGCATGCAACCTCCAGATCACAGACACCTTCATCCTACTTCTTACT GGGGTGGTCATGGAGGTGACGTGGGCGGTAATATCGGTGGTTTGCTCTCCACGCAACCAGCTCCCGAATACTGGTGTTCCGTTGGCTATTTTGAATTAGATACTCAAGTAGGCGAAACGTTTAAAGTTAGCAGTAGTTGTCCGACCGTCACAGTAGATGGATACGTCGATCCGAGTGGTGGTAATAGATTTTGTTTAGGAGCGTTGAGTAATGTACACAGAACGGAGCAAAGCGAGAAAGCACGACTACATATAG GGAAAGGAGTCGTGCTGGATCTGAGGGGAGAAGGAGACGTCTGGTTGAGATGCCAAAGCGAACACAGCGTTTTTGTACAATCCTATTATttagacagagaggcaggtcgCGCACCCGGTGACGCAGTGCACAAAATATATCCTTCTGCATACATTAAAGTCTTTGACTTGCGACAGTGTCACAAACAAATGAGAGGACAAGCCGCCACTGCTCAAGCCGCTGCTGCGGCACAAGCTGCTGCCGTTGCGGGACACTTGACGCACGGTGCGCCAATCACTAAAA GTCTCAGTGCAGCAGCTGGAATAGGCGTAGATGATCTCCGACGACTCTGCATTTTGCGTTTAAGTTTCGTGAAAGGTTGGGGTCCCGACTATCCCCGGCAAAGTATAAAGGAAACTCCGTGCTGGATAGAG GTACATTTACACAGAGCTCTTCAGTTACTAGACGAAGTTTTACACACTATGCCAATAGACGGTCCTCGGGGAattgaataa
- the Med gene encoding smad/Smad4 homolog Medea isoform X7 gives MVGLAGGGGHLYPSPPMQPNPELREMTGIAPSAPTSADACLSIVHSLMCHRQGGESEGFSKRAIESLVKKLKEKRDELDSLITAITTNGAHPSKCVTIQRTLDGRLQVAGRKGFPHVIYARIWRWPDLHKNELKHVKYCQFAFDLKCDSVCVNPYHYERVVSPGIASGEGMFGSNGGGNNAGNPHNKLDDNNCPRQTWIPTPHHTTTRNIHHPVVHPMSHTVGSQQQSLSTPSGGNGTQMLSPSQGQSTEAFYGTNTPPQDLNQPPSVDALTASLGEGQNSPVSPVHIHHPNGFPVGTAAYNSGAPQWTGANTLTYTQSMQPPDHRHLHPTSYWGGHGGDVGGNIGGLLSTQPAPEYWCSVGYFELDTQVGETFKVSSSCPTVTVDGYVDPSGGNRFCLGALSNVHRTEQSEKARLHIGKGVVLDLRGEGDVWLRCQSEHSVFVQSYYLDREAGRAPGDAVHKIYPSAYIKVFDLRQCHKQMRGQAATAQAAAAAQAAAVAGHLTHGAPITKSLSAAAGIGVDDLRRLCILRLSFVKGWGPDYPRQSIKETPCWIEVHLHRALQLLDEVLHTMPIDGPRGIE, from the exons ATGGTTGGATTGGCGGGCGGGGGAGGTCATCTGTATCCCTCGCCCCCAATGCAACCTAATCCAGAAT TGAGAGAAATGACCGGAATTGCTCCCAGTGCTCCGACTAGTGCAGATGCTTGTCTAAGCATAGTGCATTCACTGATGTGTCATCGACAAGGTGGTGAGAGCGAAGGGTTTAGTAAAAGAGCCATTGAATCTTTAGTCAAAAAGTTGAAA GAAAAACGAGATGAGCTGGATAGCTTAATAACTGCTATCACCACCAATGGAGCACATCCCAGCAAATGCGTCACAATACAGAGAACTCTTGATGGTAGGCTACAAGTTGCAGGACGCAAGGGTTTCCCACATGTTATTTACGCACGTATCTGGAGATGGCCGGATTTACACAAGAATGAATTAAAACATGTCAAATACTGCCAGTTTGCTTTTGACTTGAAGTGTGATTCTGTATGTGTAAATCCATATCACTATGAGAGGGTTGTGTCTCCAGGCATAG CTAGTGGTGAGGGTATGTTTGGCAGTAATGGGGGAGGGAATAATGCTGGTAACCCCCACAATAAATTGGACGACAATAATTGCCCCAGGCAAACCTGGATCCCCACACCTCATCATACTACGACACGTAACATTCATCATC CAGTAGTACATCCAATGAGTCACACCGTAGGTAGCCAACAGCAGTCATTGAGTACACCTAGCGGAGGAAACGGTACGCAAATGCTCAGCCCTTCGCAAGGGCAGTCTACAGAAGCTTTCTATGGAACCAACACGCCTCCTCAAGACCTTAATCAACCTCCAAGCGTAGACGCGTTAACAGCGTCTTTAG GAGAAGGCCAGAACTCTCCTGTATCACCTGTACATATTCATCATCCAAATGGATTTCCAGTGGGCACGGCTGCTTACAATTCTGGCGCACCACAGTGGACTGGAGCCAATACTCTTACATATACTCAGAGCATGCAACCTCCAGATCACAGACACCTTCATCCTACTTCTTACT GGGGTGGTCATGGAGGTGACGTGGGCGGTAATATCGGTGGTTTGCTCTCCACGCAACCAGCTCCCGAATACTGGTGTTCCGTTGGCTATTTTGAATTAGATACTCAAGTAGGCGAAACGTTTAAAGTTAGCAGTAGTTGTCCGACCGTCACAGTAGATGGATACGTCGATCCGAGTGGTGGTAATAGATTTTGTTTAGGAGCGTTGAGTAATGTACACAGAACGGAGCAAAGCGAGAAAGCACGACTACATATAG GGAAAGGAGTCGTGCTGGATCTGAGGGGAGAAGGAGACGTCTGGTTGAGATGCCAAAGCGAACACAGCGTTTTTGTACAATCCTATTATttagacagagaggcaggtcgCGCACCCGGTGACGCAGTGCACAAAATATATCCTTCTGCATACATTAAAGTCTTTGACTTGCGACAGTGTCACAAACAAATGAGAGGACAAGCCGCCACTGCTCAAGCCGCTGCTGCGGCACAAGCTGCTGCCGTTGCGGGACACTTGACGCACGGTGCGCCAATCACTAAAA GTCTCAGTGCAGCAGCTGGAATAGGCGTAGATGATCTCCGACGACTCTGCATTTTGCGTTTAAGTTTCGTGAAAGGTTGGGGTCCCGACTATCCCCGGCAAAGTATAAAGGAAACTCCGTGCTGGATAGAG GTACATTTACACAGAGCTCTTCAGTTACTAGACGAAGTTTTACACACTATGCCAATAGACGGTCCTCGGGGAattgaataa
- the Med gene encoding smad/Smad4 homolog Medea isoform X1 — translation MVGLAGGGGHLYPSPPMQPNPELREMTGIAPSAPTSADACLSIVHSLMCHRQGGESEGFSKRAIESLVKKLKEKRDELDSLITAITTNGAHPSKCVTIQRTLDGRLQVAGRKGFPHVIYARIWRWPDLHKNELKHVKYCQFAFDLKCDSVCVNPYHYERVVSPGIDPFFTDLSGLTLQSGVGVGPGGRLVKDEYSVGGGGTAAAGAVGSAMDVDGEMNQTIQHHPPAQPASSNNTQPSQQAFIPGLAPPNPTSGEGMFGSNGGGNNAGNPHNKLDDNNCPRQTWIPTPHHTTTRNIHHPVVHPMSHTVGSQQQSLSTPSGGNGTQMLSPSQGQSTEAFYGTNTPPQDLNQPPSVDALTASLGEGQNSPVSPVHIHHPNGFPVGTAAYNSGAPQWTGANTLTYTQSMQPPDHRHLHPTSYWGGHGGDVGGNIGGLLSTQPAPEYWCSVGYFELDTQVGETFKVSSSCPTVTVDGYVDPSGGNRFCLGALSNVHRTEQSEKARLHIGKGVVLDLRGEGDVWLRCQSEHSVFVQSYYLDREAGRAPGDAVHKIYPSAYIKVFDLRQCHKQMRGQAATAQAAAAAQAAAVAGHLTHGAPITKSLSAAAGIGVDDLRRLCILRLSFVKGWGPDYPRQSIKETPCWIEVHLHRALQLLDEVLHTMPIDGPRGIE, via the exons ATGGTTGGATTGGCGGGCGGGGGAGGTCATCTGTATCCCTCGCCCCCAATGCAACCTAATCCAGAAT TGAGAGAAATGACCGGAATTGCTCCCAGTGCTCCGACTAGTGCAGATGCTTGTCTAAGCATAGTGCATTCACTGATGTGTCATCGACAAGGTGGTGAGAGCGAAGGGTTTAGTAAAAGAGCCATTGAATCTTTAGTCAAAAAGTTGAAA GAAAAACGAGATGAGCTGGATAGCTTAATAACTGCTATCACCACCAATGGAGCACATCCCAGCAAATGCGTCACAATACAGAGAACTCTTGATGGTAGGCTACAAGTTGCAGGACGCAAGGGTTTCCCACATGTTATTTACGCACGTATCTGGAGATGGCCGGATTTACACAAGAATGAATTAAAACATGTCAAATACTGCCAGTTTGCTTTTGACTTGAAGTGTGATTCTGTATGTGTAAATCCATATCACTATGAGAGGGTTGTGTCTCCAGGCATAG ACCCGTTCTTTACAGACCTGTCTGGACTGACTCTGCAATCGGGAGTGGGCGTAGGACCAGGTGGTAGATTGGTCAAAGATGAGTACTCTGTCGGTGGTGGAGGAACTGCAGCAGCTGGAGCAGTAGGATCCGCGATGGACGTAGACGGTGAAATGAATCAAACCATTCAGCACCATCCACCTGCTCAACCCGCTTCATCTAATAACACTCAACCGTCTCAACAGGCTTTTATACCTGGCCTAGCACCGCCTAATCCAA CTAGTGGTGAGGGTATGTTTGGCAGTAATGGGGGAGGGAATAATGCTGGTAACCCCCACAATAAATTGGACGACAATAATTGCCCCAGGCAAACCTGGATCCCCACACCTCATCATACTACGACACGTAACATTCATCATC CAGTAGTACATCCAATGAGTCACACCGTAGGTAGCCAACAGCAGTCATTGAGTACACCTAGCGGAGGAAACGGTACGCAAATGCTCAGCCCTTCGCAAGGGCAGTCTACAGAAGCTTTCTATGGAACCAACACGCCTCCTCAAGACCTTAATCAACCTCCAAGCGTAGACGCGTTAACAGCGTCTTTAG GAGAAGGCCAGAACTCTCCTGTATCACCTGTACATATTCATCATCCAAATGGATTTCCAGTGGGCACGGCTGCTTACAATTCTGGCGCACCACAGTGGACTGGAGCCAATACTCTTACATATACTCAGAGCATGCAACCTCCAGATCACAGACACCTTCATCCTACTTCTTACT GGGGTGGTCATGGAGGTGACGTGGGCGGTAATATCGGTGGTTTGCTCTCCACGCAACCAGCTCCCGAATACTGGTGTTCCGTTGGCTATTTTGAATTAGATACTCAAGTAGGCGAAACGTTTAAAGTTAGCAGTAGTTGTCCGACCGTCACAGTAGATGGATACGTCGATCCGAGTGGTGGTAATAGATTTTGTTTAGGAGCGTTGAGTAATGTACACAGAACGGAGCAAAGCGAGAAAGCACGACTACATATAG GGAAAGGAGTCGTGCTGGATCTGAGGGGAGAAGGAGACGTCTGGTTGAGATGCCAAAGCGAACACAGCGTTTTTGTACAATCCTATTATttagacagagaggcaggtcgCGCACCCGGTGACGCAGTGCACAAAATATATCCTTCTGCATACATTAAAGTCTTTGACTTGCGACAGTGTCACAAACAAATGAGAGGACAAGCCGCCACTGCTCAAGCCGCTGCTGCGGCACAAGCTGCTGCCGTTGCGGGACACTTGACGCACGGTGCGCCAATCACTAAAA GTCTCAGTGCAGCAGCTGGAATAGGCGTAGATGATCTCCGACGACTCTGCATTTTGCGTTTAAGTTTCGTGAAAGGTTGGGGTCCCGACTATCCCCGGCAAAGTATAAAGGAAACTCCGTGCTGGATAGAG GTACATTTACACAGAGCTCTTCAGTTACTAGACGAAGTTTTACACACTATGCCAATAGACGGTCCTCGGGGAattgaataa
- the Med gene encoding smad/Smad4 homolog Medea isoform X5, with translation MVGLAGGGGHLYPSPPMQPNPELREMTGIAPSAPTSADACLSIVHSLMCHRQGGESEGFSKRAIESLVKKLKEKRDELDSLITAITTNGAHPSKCVTIQRTLDGRLQVAGRKGFPHVIYARIWRWPDLHKNELKHVKYCQFAFDLKCDSVCVNPYHYERVVSPGIDPFFTDLSGLTLQSGVGVGPGGRLVKDEYSVGGGGTAAAGAVGSAMDVDGEMNQTIQHHPPAQPASSNNTQPSQQAFIPGLAPPNPTVVHPMSHTVGSQQQSLSTPSGGNGTQMLSPSQGQSTEAFYGTNTPPQDLNQPPSVDALTASLGEGQNSPVSPVHIHHPNGFPVGTAAYNSGAPQWTGANTLTYTQSMQPPDHRHLHPTSYWGGHGGDVGGNIGGLLSTQPAPEYWCSVGYFELDTQVGETFKVSSSCPTVTVDGYVDPSGGNRFCLGALSNVHRTEQSEKARLHIGKGVVLDLRGEGDVWLRCQSEHSVFVQSYYLDREAGRAPGDAVHKIYPSAYIKVFDLRQCHKQMRGQAATAQAAAAAQAAAVAGHLTHGAPITKSLSAAAGIGVDDLRRLCILRLSFVKGWGPDYPRQSIKETPCWIEVHLHRALQLLDEVLHTMPIDGPRGIE, from the exons ATGGTTGGATTGGCGGGCGGGGGAGGTCATCTGTATCCCTCGCCCCCAATGCAACCTAATCCAGAAT TGAGAGAAATGACCGGAATTGCTCCCAGTGCTCCGACTAGTGCAGATGCTTGTCTAAGCATAGTGCATTCACTGATGTGTCATCGACAAGGTGGTGAGAGCGAAGGGTTTAGTAAAAGAGCCATTGAATCTTTAGTCAAAAAGTTGAAA GAAAAACGAGATGAGCTGGATAGCTTAATAACTGCTATCACCACCAATGGAGCACATCCCAGCAAATGCGTCACAATACAGAGAACTCTTGATGGTAGGCTACAAGTTGCAGGACGCAAGGGTTTCCCACATGTTATTTACGCACGTATCTGGAGATGGCCGGATTTACACAAGAATGAATTAAAACATGTCAAATACTGCCAGTTTGCTTTTGACTTGAAGTGTGATTCTGTATGTGTAAATCCATATCACTATGAGAGGGTTGTGTCTCCAGGCATAG ACCCGTTCTTTACAGACCTGTCTGGACTGACTCTGCAATCGGGAGTGGGCGTAGGACCAGGTGGTAGATTGGTCAAAGATGAGTACTCTGTCGGTGGTGGAGGAACTGCAGCAGCTGGAGCAGTAGGATCCGCGATGGACGTAGACGGTGAAATGAATCAAACCATTCAGCACCATCCACCTGCTCAACCCGCTTCATCTAATAACACTCAACCGTCTCAACAGGCTTTTATACCTGGCCTAGCACCGCCTAATCCAA CAGTAGTACATCCAATGAGTCACACCGTAGGTAGCCAACAGCAGTCATTGAGTACACCTAGCGGAGGAAACGGTACGCAAATGCTCAGCCCTTCGCAAGGGCAGTCTACAGAAGCTTTCTATGGAACCAACACGCCTCCTCAAGACCTTAATCAACCTCCAAGCGTAGACGCGTTAACAGCGTCTTTAG GAGAAGGCCAGAACTCTCCTGTATCACCTGTACATATTCATCATCCAAATGGATTTCCAGTGGGCACGGCTGCTTACAATTCTGGCGCACCACAGTGGACTGGAGCCAATACTCTTACATATACTCAGAGCATGCAACCTCCAGATCACAGACACCTTCATCCTACTTCTTACT GGGGTGGTCATGGAGGTGACGTGGGCGGTAATATCGGTGGTTTGCTCTCCACGCAACCAGCTCCCGAATACTGGTGTTCCGTTGGCTATTTTGAATTAGATACTCAAGTAGGCGAAACGTTTAAAGTTAGCAGTAGTTGTCCGACCGTCACAGTAGATGGATACGTCGATCCGAGTGGTGGTAATAGATTTTGTTTAGGAGCGTTGAGTAATGTACACAGAACGGAGCAAAGCGAGAAAGCACGACTACATATAG GGAAAGGAGTCGTGCTGGATCTGAGGGGAGAAGGAGACGTCTGGTTGAGATGCCAAAGCGAACACAGCGTTTTTGTACAATCCTATTATttagacagagaggcaggtcgCGCACCCGGTGACGCAGTGCACAAAATATATCCTTCTGCATACATTAAAGTCTTTGACTTGCGACAGTGTCACAAACAAATGAGAGGACAAGCCGCCACTGCTCAAGCCGCTGCTGCGGCACAAGCTGCTGCCGTTGCGGGACACTTGACGCACGGTGCGCCAATCACTAAAA GTCTCAGTGCAGCAGCTGGAATAGGCGTAGATGATCTCCGACGACTCTGCATTTTGCGTTTAAGTTTCGTGAAAGGTTGGGGTCCCGACTATCCCCGGCAAAGTATAAAGGAAACTCCGTGCTGGATAGAG GTACATTTACACAGAGCTCTTCAGTTACTAGACGAAGTTTTACACACTATGCCAATAGACGGTCCTCGGGGAattgaataa
- the Med gene encoding smad/Smad4 homolog Medea isoform X6: MVGLAGGGGHLYPSPPMQPNPELREMTGIAPSAPTSADACLSIVHSLMCHRQGGESEGFSKRAIESLVKKLKEKRDELDSLITAITTNGAHPSKCVTIQRTLDGRLQVAGRKGFPHVIYARIWRWPDLHKNELKHVKYCQFAFDLKCDSVCVNPYHYERVVSPGIDPFFTDLSGLTLQSGVGVGPGGRLVKDEYSVGGGGTAAAGAVGSAMDVDGEMNQTIQHHPPAQPASSNNTQPSQQAFIPGLAPPNPSSQQQSLSTPSGGNGTQMLSPSQGQSTEAFYGTNTPPQDLNQPPSVDALTASLGEGQNSPVSPVHIHHPNGFPVGTAAYNSGAPQWTGANTLTYTQSMQPPDHRHLHPTSYWGGHGGDVGGNIGGLLSTQPAPEYWCSVGYFELDTQVGETFKVSSSCPTVTVDGYVDPSGGNRFCLGALSNVHRTEQSEKARLHIGKGVVLDLRGEGDVWLRCQSEHSVFVQSYYLDREAGRAPGDAVHKIYPSAYIKVFDLRQCHKQMRGQAATAQAAAAAQAAAVAGHLTHGAPITKSLSAAAGIGVDDLRRLCILRLSFVKGWGPDYPRQSIKETPCWIEVHLHRALQLLDEVLHTMPIDGPRGIE, encoded by the exons ATGGTTGGATTGGCGGGCGGGGGAGGTCATCTGTATCCCTCGCCCCCAATGCAACCTAATCCAGAAT TGAGAGAAATGACCGGAATTGCTCCCAGTGCTCCGACTAGTGCAGATGCTTGTCTAAGCATAGTGCATTCACTGATGTGTCATCGACAAGGTGGTGAGAGCGAAGGGTTTAGTAAAAGAGCCATTGAATCTTTAGTCAAAAAGTTGAAA GAAAAACGAGATGAGCTGGATAGCTTAATAACTGCTATCACCACCAATGGAGCACATCCCAGCAAATGCGTCACAATACAGAGAACTCTTGATGGTAGGCTACAAGTTGCAGGACGCAAGGGTTTCCCACATGTTATTTACGCACGTATCTGGAGATGGCCGGATTTACACAAGAATGAATTAAAACATGTCAAATACTGCCAGTTTGCTTTTGACTTGAAGTGTGATTCTGTATGTGTAAATCCATATCACTATGAGAGGGTTGTGTCTCCAGGCATAG ACCCGTTCTTTACAGACCTGTCTGGACTGACTCTGCAATCGGGAGTGGGCGTAGGACCAGGTGGTAGATTGGTCAAAGATGAGTACTCTGTCGGTGGTGGAGGAACTGCAGCAGCTGGAGCAGTAGGATCCGCGATGGACGTAGACGGTGAAATGAATCAAACCATTCAGCACCATCCACCTGCTCAACCCGCTTCATCTAATAACACTCAACCGTCTCAACAGGCTTTTATACCTGGCCTAGCACCGCCTAATCCAA GTAGCCAACAGCAGTCATTGAGTACACCTAGCGGAGGAAACGGTACGCAAATGCTCAGCCCTTCGCAAGGGCAGTCTACAGAAGCTTTCTATGGAACCAACACGCCTCCTCAAGACCTTAATCAACCTCCAAGCGTAGACGCGTTAACAGCGTCTTTAG GAGAAGGCCAGAACTCTCCTGTATCACCTGTACATATTCATCATCCAAATGGATTTCCAGTGGGCACGGCTGCTTACAATTCTGGCGCACCACAGTGGACTGGAGCCAATACTCTTACATATACTCAGAGCATGCAACCTCCAGATCACAGACACCTTCATCCTACTTCTTACT GGGGTGGTCATGGAGGTGACGTGGGCGGTAATATCGGTGGTTTGCTCTCCACGCAACCAGCTCCCGAATACTGGTGTTCCGTTGGCTATTTTGAATTAGATACTCAAGTAGGCGAAACGTTTAAAGTTAGCAGTAGTTGTCCGACCGTCACAGTAGATGGATACGTCGATCCGAGTGGTGGTAATAGATTTTGTTTAGGAGCGTTGAGTAATGTACACAGAACGGAGCAAAGCGAGAAAGCACGACTACATATAG GGAAAGGAGTCGTGCTGGATCTGAGGGGAGAAGGAGACGTCTGGTTGAGATGCCAAAGCGAACACAGCGTTTTTGTACAATCCTATTATttagacagagaggcaggtcgCGCACCCGGTGACGCAGTGCACAAAATATATCCTTCTGCATACATTAAAGTCTTTGACTTGCGACAGTGTCACAAACAAATGAGAGGACAAGCCGCCACTGCTCAAGCCGCTGCTGCGGCACAAGCTGCTGCCGTTGCGGGACACTTGACGCACGGTGCGCCAATCACTAAAA GTCTCAGTGCAGCAGCTGGAATAGGCGTAGATGATCTCCGACGACTCTGCATTTTGCGTTTAAGTTTCGTGAAAGGTTGGGGTCCCGACTATCCCCGGCAAAGTATAAAGGAAACTCCGTGCTGGATAGAG GTACATTTACACAGAGCTCTTCAGTTACTAGACGAAGTTTTACACACTATGCCAATAGACGGTCCTCGGGGAattgaataa